The following are encoded together in the Deinococcus soli (ex Cha et al. 2016) genome:
- a CDS encoding heavy-metal-associated domain-containing protein, with amino-acid sequence MTGMTNTATRVLLGVRGMSRDAGTTVAQALSAMPGIVKATPDEGQLEVHYDPSQLTVMDIVRAIRRQGFLAGMI; translated from the coding sequence ATGACGGGCATGACCAACACCGCCACCCGCGTGCTGCTGGGCGTGCGCGGCATGAGCCGCGACGCCGGAACCACCGTTGCCCAGGCCCTGAGCGCCATGCCCGGCATCGTGAAAGCCACCCCCGACGAGGGCCAGCTGGAAGTCCACTACGACCCCTCGCAGCTGACCGTCATGGACATCGTCCGCGCCATCCGCCGACAGGGTTTCCTGGCCGGCATGATCTGA